ACCACCACAATACGAAAATTGCTATCCTGCGTCTGCGAAGCCTCAAACAATGCTTCAAAATTGGTTCCGTTCCCTGATGCAAAAACAGCTAATGCTTTCATTCGCCTGCCACCTGCCAGTGAATCTTTTCCGCTGGGTCTGCAACAACTTCGCCGATCACTTTACTGCTTGGCAAGGCCGTCTGGACTGCGGAAACCGATTCCTTAGCGACTACCAAAATCATACCGATGCCAAGATTAAAGGTCATCCGCATCGTGCTTTCACTCAAATGACCGGCATGTTGCAGACGATCAAAAAGTTCCGGCCGTCGCCATGCTTGCGGATCAACGTGGGCACTTAAGCCATCAGGGATCACTCGTGGCAGATTCTCGGTAATCCCGCCGCCGGTAATGTGCGCTGCCGCATGAATCAAACCCTGTTGCATCAGCGGCAACACCTGCTTGACATAGATCAGCGTTGGCCGCATGAGCGCTTGCATCATTTCCGAGCCGTCTTCAAGTGTCTGACTGCCTAAATCGGTTTCGGCCAATAATTTCCGCACCAACGAATAGCCATTGCTATGGACACCGGAACTTGGTAAGCCAATTAACACATCACCTGCAGCGACATTCTGCGGCAATCTTTTTGGTGCCGAAACGACGCCAACCGCAAAGCCGGCTAAATCATAGTGATGTTGCGGGTACATATCCGGCATCTCAGCGGTTTCACCACCGATAAGCGCCATCTCGGCCTGTTGGCAACCGAACGCAATCCCGCGAACCACGGACTCGGCACGCGCCACATCCAAATGATCCACTGCCATGTAATCAAGGAAAAACAATGGCTGTGCGCCTGAAGCAAGCAAGTCATTGGCCACCATCGCCACCAAATCAATGCCAACCGTTTCATGCGCATCGCACTGCAAGGCCAACAGCAACTTGGTTCCAACCCCATCCGTGGCGCTGATTAAAGTCGGCTGCGGGACAGACG
Above is a window of Lacticaseibacillus casei DSM 20011 = JCM 1134 = ATCC 393 DNA encoding:
- the purM gene encoding phosphoribosylformylglycinamidine cyclo-ligase → MTDYKDAGVDIKAGDEAVQRIAALAKETTNENVLASVGGFAAAYRLPSVPQPTLISATDGVGTKLLLALQCDAHETVGIDLVAMVANDLLASGAQPLFFLDYMAVDHLDVARAESVVRGIAFGCQQAEMALIGGETAEMPDMYPQHHYDLAGFAVGVVSAPKRLPQNVAAGDVLIGLPSSGVHSNGYSLVRKLLAETDLGSQTLEDGSEMMQALMRPTLIYVKQVLPLMQQGLIHAAAHITGGGITENLPRVIPDGLSAHVDPQAWRRPELFDRLQHAGHLSESTMRMTFNLGIGMILVVAKESVSAVQTALPSSKVIGEVVADPAEKIHWQVAGE